The sequence TCCGGCAGCCACCATATTGCCCAATAATGGACAGGGGGCATATTTGGGATTGCCGAAACCCTGGTGCAATACGCTGAGGATACTATGGCAAACATCCAGTCCGATAAAATCTGCCAATTGCAATGGCCCCATCGGATGTGCCATGCCCAGTTTCATAATCGTATCAATGGCTTCCACACCAGCTACCCCTTCATACACGCTGCAGATGGCCTCGTTGATCATGGGCATTAGAATGCGGTTGGCGATAAAGCCCGGGTAATCATTCACGACGCAGGGCACCTTGTTTATCTTTTTAGTGAGGGCAACAATTGCATCGGAGGTTGCCGCATCGGTGGCATACCCGTTGATGATTTCAACCAGCCGCATCACCGGCACCGGATTCATAAAATGCATGCCGATCACCTGTTGCGGCCTTTTGGTAACGCTGGCGATACGGGTAATGGAAATGGAGGAGGTATTTGAAGCCAGTATGGCATCAGCAGGTGCCAGCCTGTCGAGTTCCTGGAAGATCTTTAATTTGACGGGTTCATTTTCAGTAGCTGCTTCAACTACCAGTTGCACACCATGCACACCTTCCTCAATGGTACTGAAAGTGCCGATGCGTTCATATGCGGCGAGTTTTTCATCCGCAGTTAAACTGCCTTTGCTGACCTGACGGTCCATGTTTTTCTGGATAGTCTGCAGGGCCTTCACCAACTGGTCTGCATTTACATCGATCAGGTGGACGGGATAACCATTTTGTGCAAAAACATGGGCGATACCGTTACCCATTGTACCGGCTCCGATGACAGCAATCTTTTGGAACATAGCCATTGTTTAGAGGGCAAAAATACGGGCTACTTCTTGCTTTTAAAGTCCCCTCTTTTCCAGGCCTTGATAAAATCGGCCCATGCGACGGGGTTCATGATGTTCATGGGTGGTAATTGTCCGGCGTAAGTGTATTTATAGGCCTGTTTACGCAGGGAATAGTTG comes from Flavihumibacter fluvii and encodes:
- a CDS encoding 3-hydroxyacyl-CoA dehydrogenase family protein; this translates as MFQKIAVIGAGTMGNGIAHVFAQNGYPVHLIDVNADQLVKALQTIQKNMDRQVSKGSLTADEKLAAYERIGTFSTIEEGVHGVQLVVEAATENEPVKLKIFQELDRLAPADAILASNTSSISITRIASVTKRPQQVIGMHFMNPVPVMRLVEIINGYATDAATSDAIVALTKKINKVPCVVNDYPGFIANRILMPMINEAICSVYEGVAGVEAIDTIMKLGMAHPMGPLQLADFIGLDVCHSILSVLHQGFGNPKYAPCPLLGNMVAAGKLGVKTGEGFYTYPTGSKDLLVSDRFL